In Nicotiana tabacum cultivar K326 chromosome 10, ASM71507v2, whole genome shotgun sequence, the DNA window ttgtaatacatagatcatagtctagtctagcttctttttattttgacatggtgtaataaggagttcagtaagcagcagcagcaacagtagaatcacagcttcatggtagtctcagctaccaaaacttcctaaactacactaacctgattcctttataaccaaggatatgtaggcaacctcggaagcagggtgcggtcaaatttttcaaaaatgcttcccacggagtattcaacaggcaaaaatcgctcgtatacgctcactttatctttgcacgaaaactcttcatgtttccgagcaaagaggggcagctgtgagcacatgattttgccctatatgaattacttccacaaattcaaaacaaaaataatttttccatttttgtaattttgtggatttttgtggcattttctgttattgtttgcatattgtctgtgcatgtttgtcttatttaattaatgaaaaatacacaaaaatatgttgcatttgcatttaggatttaactttacatttttaggaattaattagtaattaaatTGCTTTAtgaaaggaaaatcacaaaaagagTTTAATTTGcgttttttaattttaattttgatttcgAGTAGTTTTCTCTTAATTTGCTTGTTTAATTAATGGTGATAATTAgtatttaggtttaattagtgtttttgataggttaattaggttttaggatttgatttagattttaatttaattttggaaaaaagaagaagaaaagaatttttggaaaattgatttgaaataaggaaaaggaaatgaagaaatagcAATTTGGGCTGCTTTAAGTTAATTTACCTAGGCCCAATGATTCCCCTCCAAAACCCGGCCAACCCAACCCGTATTCCACCCTGACCCGGTCCGTTCCCCCACTAAACAAAACGACCCAGTTTAGATAGCCTAATCAGATCTCAACCGTCTATGATATCTGATCTAACAAACGGGAACTGTGGGAACTGGGGGGGGTTTAATATATAAGTGTCTGAAATGTGACCTCCCCTATCAAACTCGTCTCCTTCACCCCTCAGAGACTTAAAACCCTAATAGCTAGCCGCCCTGAAATCCCACCACCATCCGGTGACGGCGCCACCCCCGTTCACCACCAAATTAATACCCTAGGACCTCTTCCCTCCCCTCATCCGAATACCAACTCCACTTCCCTCGAATCACTCCAGAATCCCTCAAATTTTAGATCGAATGGATGAACCCTAATTCCCAAATAGTTCCTAATTCGAGTTTGTTTGAAGATTTGGGCctattttgatgttattcgtgtGTTCTTATTAAAAACACACAATTAATATCATAGTTGGCCAGAAAATACGAGAAATTGAGGATTCAgactcctttccttatttgcttgAGTTTCAGtaggtattttcttttcttcttttcggtTTAATCtagctttcatttttctttttctatttctctGCATCTGTTTCTTCTCctggatttcttttttattttttagttttccagaatttttgtatttgttttttGTTCATGCATGATTAATCCTACATTTTTTTAGTATCATTAGCCTGTTAATTAACTGAGTTTACCAATTTAGTTAGTTCTAGTTAATAAACTGTTTAGCTTAGATTTTAATGGCGCCATGTTTGCATGCTTCTGGTACTCCAGACTTTAATTGGGCCAATTGTTTATTTGGGTTTTAGGATCTCTGACCCATTTAGAAGAGAAGGGTAGCCTGTTCACCTAGTTAACTCACTGGGTCTTGAAGGGTAATTAACAGGGGTATGGGGGTAATTAGGTAGGGGAATCTATTTGTAACTGcttaggaagcttctaggaagatGGGGAGGGGACTGTCTTGCAAAACTGAAAATTGGACTAAGGGTAGttaagctaaaataaaaattggagGAGGGTAGAAAACCAAATCTAATTTCCCTAGTGCTGCCTTAttcccttgcctataaaggcacattTTCTTGCTATTCAAGAGGGGTGAAGATATAAAAATTTAGAAAATCCAAAAACGgctaaaaaaattcataaaatctACTGTTCCATTGGTCTTTGATCTCATTCtgcaaatttttctttttctgaagtTGTCTATGATTCACCTGGGGTAAAAAATGGCTTAGTTTGGTTTTTCAAATACCGATTTTGAGCTGAATTTGGTGTTTGGAGTCTTGTTTCAATTCGAGTTTGGGGAAGATAAAAATTCTAGAAATCAAACGGCTAAAAAAAATACTGTTCTATTGCTTTCTTCTACAATTTTGAAGATTTTCAATCTATGAAGAACTCCTCTTTTACCTGGGTGAAAAAATggtttacaaagtgaagttggtCGAATTTTTAGAGGCTACTTGATTGAGTCTTACTGCTAATTGTTGCTGTTGTATCTACTAGATTGGTTTGGTTTTAAAATCATTCTCAAGGTCATTTATTCCTCTTTGCTGTAACATGTACATTCTCGAATCCTTGCAATGGAAATATAAATGTTGAATTAAAGATAGTGTTTCAATGTCCAATTTTAGCTCACTTTCCAAAGTTTGATCTTAGAATTCTTGTTAGATGTCTGCAATTTTAATTGAATTTGGTGTTGTCATGTAGTAGCTTGTAACTATAAAGTTtggacttttatttttttagtagcTTTATATATATTGGAATGAATTTTCAGCTTTGTAGTGAGGGTCCGATGGCATGATATAACCGTGTTTGACAATAGCTTCATGTCTAAATTGCTCTTAAGGATGCTAAAATGATATTGTTTGGTGCGATTTGGGAAGTGGTGCAGAAAGTAGGATGTTTAGATAATTGATTTAAGTATGAATGTTTGAAAGCAAGCATGATTATTTGATTAGTGTTTCGGTGACTACAAATTTATAGTGTTGCAATGGTTATCATTTGGATGTGTTTGACTTAAAACGGTTTGGCTGGAGGGTCATTCTAATTCTATAAGGCATACTGTCAATTTTAAGAGGGGTTCATGAATTTCTTCAACCTTTTGTCTTGTTTGTGAGATTTTAATCAATCATATGGCAGCATTAGTTTTTGGTTTGCAAATACGAAATCCCCCCTCTTTTGTTTGCATTCTCATTTCCATGCCTACATCAGTTTTGTTTGCTTCTTTGGTTAATGTTTTCCTCCTCGTTGTACTCTTCTAATCAGTAATGTTATCCTGTTGTCATCACATTTTGAATTCGATTTGCTTTTTGTTATTCTATGGGTTCGATACACGACCCATTTGATATTTGACTTGAGCTTGCCTCATGAGAGCTGGGCTCTCCGATTGGGCTCAAATGAAATTTGTTGCGGAGCCCAGCACTCTGTGCCATGGTGATTCCATTGAGCCATTGGGCCTCGTTTCAGGTCAAGTCAATCTGGAATTGGTATAGAATGGACCTCACTTTAGTCTTAATTTTAGACTCCCTTTTAATTAAAACTATATCTCCTTTGTTTTTTCTAATTAGCAGGTCCTTGTAGttaattgaggtgtgccattccaaacaaataatttatggccctctGAACTTTAGTTTGAATTCCTTtttaagaattggaattgaggtgtgccgcgccaaataaaatctcaaatgcgtggacttcatttaattatttcttttaaaatccttagaatttgaggagtgccatttagcaaattttccctggccctcgcaaagttaaaaacgcgtagttgctttaggcgcgttattttaataatattaccttcctaaactcgggtgcacatttcatgtgacccaaatccaaatcttaacaacgtcaaatagaatATGTCtcagactgcgggtgcatttcatgtgatgcgGTCAAAAGATGTATTTTGgctgacgttgaaatcttccttaaaaatgaataaaagctgttataaagttaaaatgcacataggttcaaaatgttctaaaatcagataatagtccaataataacagttgagcgaccgtgctagaaccacggaactcgagaatgcctaacaccttctcccgggttaacagaattctttacccggatttctagttcgcggactcTAATAtagagttaatcttttcctcaatttcgggatttgaaccggtgacttgggacaccataaattttccaagtggcgactctgaatcttttaataatataacctcgtttcgattgtcctttaattggaaaaactctcttataccctttcggagtataggaaaaaggaggtgtgacacttattAGAAAGATTCAGTTCCTCCCTAGCAAGCAGATATTGGAATGGTGTTACGCATGTATTTAGATATCTTCGGGAGAACTTTAGATATGTGATTGTTTTATTCTAAGGAATTCAAGTCATAAATTATTGGCTATGTCGATGCAGGTTATTGTCTGATCCACCTAAAGTCCGATCTCAAACATGCTATTTGTTCACATAAGGAGGTATAGCTATATCATCACGCTTAATGAAACAAGCAATAACTGCCACATCTTtacatgctgagataatagccattcatgaAGCTAGTCGGGAATGTGTTTGGTTGAGATCAATGACTCAACATATTCAGGAAATGTGTGGTTTTCTTATAAAAAAGGTAATCCAACTATActatatgaagacaatgctgcttGCATACTGAAAAGAGGATACATCAAAGGAGACGGAACAAAGCCCACTTCACCAAAGTTCTTTTTCACGCATGATCTTCAACAAAATGTTGAAATTAATGATCAACAAATTCGTTCATGTTAaaatttggctgatctgttcactaagacATTACCAACTTCAACATTTTAAAAGTTGAGACAGAATATAGAAATGCGCCATCTTTGAGAAATAAAGTGATATTTTCATGAGGGGGAGTAAGATACGCCTTGTACTCTTTTTCTCTTAGTCTAGGTTTTGCCCCACTAATTTTCCTGGTaaagtttttaacgagacaacaaaTAAAGCGTATTACatatatgtgtactctttttccttcactaagatttttcccacatgatttttttttaataaggtTTTCACGAGACATATTATCTATTTTGGACATCCAAGGGGAGTGTTGTAAAACCTATAGTAATTGTGGATGTCCACTACTCCCACTACTTTCACCCATGATGTAAATAACCTCCCACTACTCATCACTATTATGGTTGTAACTCTCACACCTCCATAACCCCTCTCCATGATGTTCCCCATAATTTCAATTGTTAATGTCATGTTTAAATCAATCCTTTTATAACCTTCTATataatagtataaatagaggcATGAACTATGACATGGGACACACTTGAGCACTTGAACACTCgatgaaataaaaaaattatctcttcttctcttattctatttatattcttattttattcttattttataTTGTTACATTGAGCTACATTTCTTAATAAAGATTAAATAATTCCACATTTTATTGTTTTTCATCTTGTGAATCATATCACCCTGAGAAAAAAATAAGCCATTATTCTCGGGGGACGGTGCTACTGTACTACCTGCTCCAAATTCCAGAATACAAACCTAGACATGTTAAAGCTACTGTCTTTTGTTTCATCACATAACTTCACTCCATTGTCAAATTTCATTGGAGGCATTCAATTTCAGTCCGCCTTCACACCCACTAATCATTTCTTCCACTTAGCGCGAGTCTTTTCTTCAATCAGTCATTCCCAGTCCAAGGTATGTCAAATCCTACCTTCCTCTTTTCTTTCACTCATCAATTTTACTAGCTGTTTCCCCAGGCACATATCATTGTTGCACtcatatccttttttttttttcaaatttaaaccCAGATGGAGGCTGATTCTTACATGTTTGGGCCATACAAGATTGACAAAAAAGAAGTCTTCTACTCCACTGATTTGTCGTATGCCTTGGTCAACCTCCGTCCCCTTCTTCCTGGTAATTCTTATTTATGTCTTTACCTGAAAAATTGCATATGCTAGTAAAGATCATCTTCTCTCACTTTCTTTCTCCACTGAACTGAAATTAGATTTCTGGTATTTTTTAATTTGTAATCTAGGATCTTTTTTTCCCCCTAATTTTCTTTAATTAGTAATAAGCACCTGTTATTTTTGACTGAAACTTTAACCCTTGATAGAAGGAGTGATGCATCCAGGAGCTGTACTCAATACACATAACAATTAACACCATTCATTTGGATGGTTGGAAAATTGTAGAG includes these proteins:
- the LOC107832232 gene encoding bifunctional bis(5'-adenosyl)-triphosphatase/adenylylsulfatase FHIT isoform X2, with amino-acid sequence MLKLLSFVSSHNFTPLSNFIGGIQFQSAFTPTNHFFHLARVFSSISHSQSKMEADSYMFGPYKIDKKEVFYSTDLSYALVNLRPLLPGHVLVCPRREVKRFGDLSADETSDLWLTAQKVGKQLESYHKASSLTFAIQLDVKEKEMKQSLDLDKERKDRSIEEMAEEADEYRKLF